From a single Eubalaena glacialis isolate mEubGla1 chromosome 15, mEubGla1.1.hap2.+ XY, whole genome shotgun sequence genomic region:
- the PUS1 gene encoding pseudouridylate synthase 1 homolog isoform X1, with amino-acid sequence MGLPSLRAAAWALRRACGPWTPRLGPRLLCLPPMAGNGEAPVPVGTQQEQDRKARRGWQGTAGIWEETERQAKKLKSSEDGEHRKLPKRKVVLLVAYSGKGYHGMQRNVGSSKFKTIEDDLVSALVRSGCIPENHGEDMRKMSFQRCARTDKGVSAAGQVVSLKVWLIDDLLEKINSHLPSHIRILGLKRVTGGFNSKNKCDARTYFYMLPTFAFAHKDHDAQDETYRLQAETLGRVNRLLACYRGTHNFHNFTSQKGPREPSARRYILDMFCEEPFVREGMEFAVIKVKGQSFMTHQIRKMVGLVVAIVKGYAPESVLERCWGEAKVDVPKAPGLGLVLERVHFEKYNQRFGHDGLHEPLDWAREEAEAAAFKEQHIYPTIVSTERHERSMAQWLSTLPVHDFSATAHTAAGPGTKVPRALEGSDGDGGSD; translated from the exons ATGGGGCTCCCCAGCCTGCGGGCGGCGGCCTGGGCCCTGAGGAGAGCCTGCGGACCGTGGACCCCGCGCCTGGGACCGCGCCTCCTCTG TTTGCCCCCCATGGCAGGGAATGGGGAGGCCCCCGTGCCCGTGGGGACCCagcaggagcaggacaggaaggcCCGGCGTGGCTGGCAGGGCACGGCCGGGATCTGGGAGGAAACAGAGCGGCAGGCGAAGAAGCTCAAGAGCAGCGAGGACGGGGAGCACCGGAAGCTGCCCAAGCGGAAGGTGGTGCTGCTCGTGGCCTATTCCGGGAAGGGCTACCACGGCATGCAG aGGAATGTTGGGTCCTCGAAATTCAAGACCATCGAAGATGACCTGGTGTCCGCCCTGGTCCGGTCGGGTTGTATTCCTGAGAATCACGGGGAGGACATGCGGAAGATGTCCTTCCAGCGCTGCGCCCGGACGGACAAG GGTGTGTCTGCGGCCGGCCAGGTTGTGTCCCTGAAGGTGTGGCTGATTGACGACCTTTTAGAAAAGATTAACAGCCACCTTCCGTCTCACATTCGGATACTGG GACTGAAGAGGGTCACGGGCGGCTTCAACTCCAAGAACAAGTGCGACGCCAGGACCTACTTCTACATGCTGCCCACGTTCGCCTTCGCCCACAAGGACCACGACGCGCAGGACGAGACGTACCGGCTGCAGGCGGAGACGCTGGGGCGTGTGAACCGGCTCCTGGCCTGCTACAGGGGCACCCACAACTTCCACAACTTCACCTCGCAGAAGGGGCCCCGCGAGCCCAGCGCCCGGCGCTACATCCTCGACATGTTCTGCGAGGAGCCCTTCGTGCGCGAAGGCATGGAGTTTGCGGTGATCAAGGTCAAGGGCCAGAGCTTCATGACGCACCAGATCAGGAAgatggtggggctggtggtggccATCGTCAAGGGCTACGCGCCCGAGAGCGTGCTGGAGCGCTGTTGGGGGGAGGCCAAGGTGGACGTGCCCAAGGCGCCGGGGCTCGGCCTGGTCCTGGAGCGGGTGCACTTCGAGAAGTACAACCAGCGCTTCGGCCACGACGGGCTGCACGAGCCGCTGGACTGGGCGCGGGAGGAGGCTGAGGCCGCGGCCTTCAAGGAGCAGCACATCTACCCCACGATCGTCAGCACCGAGCGCCACGAGAGGTCCATGGCCCAGTGGCTGAGCACCCTGCCCGTGCACGACTTCAGCGCCACTGCCCACACGGCCGCCGGCCCGGGCACCAAG GTCCCCCGCGCCCTGGAAGGCAGTGACGGGGACGGGGGCAGTGACTGA
- the PUS1 gene encoding pseudouridylate synthase 1 homolog isoform X2 produces MAGNGEAPVPVGTQQEQDRKARRGWQGTAGIWEETERQAKKLKSSEDGEHRKLPKRKVVLLVAYSGKGYHGMQRNVGSSKFKTIEDDLVSALVRSGCIPENHGEDMRKMSFQRCARTDKGVSAAGQVVSLKVWLIDDLLEKINSHLPSHIRILGLKRVTGGFNSKNKCDARTYFYMLPTFAFAHKDHDAQDETYRLQAETLGRVNRLLACYRGTHNFHNFTSQKGPREPSARRYILDMFCEEPFVREGMEFAVIKVKGQSFMTHQIRKMVGLVVAIVKGYAPESVLERCWGEAKVDVPKAPGLGLVLERVHFEKYNQRFGHDGLHEPLDWAREEAEAAAFKEQHIYPTIVSTERHERSMAQWLSTLPVHDFSATAHTAAGPGTKVPRALEGSDGDGGSD; encoded by the exons ATGGCAGGGAATGGGGAGGCCCCCGTGCCCGTGGGGACCCagcaggagcaggacaggaaggcCCGGCGTGGCTGGCAGGGCACGGCCGGGATCTGGGAGGAAACAGAGCGGCAGGCGAAGAAGCTCAAGAGCAGCGAGGACGGGGAGCACCGGAAGCTGCCCAAGCGGAAGGTGGTGCTGCTCGTGGCCTATTCCGGGAAGGGCTACCACGGCATGCAG aGGAATGTTGGGTCCTCGAAATTCAAGACCATCGAAGATGACCTGGTGTCCGCCCTGGTCCGGTCGGGTTGTATTCCTGAGAATCACGGGGAGGACATGCGGAAGATGTCCTTCCAGCGCTGCGCCCGGACGGACAAG GGTGTGTCTGCGGCCGGCCAGGTTGTGTCCCTGAAGGTGTGGCTGATTGACGACCTTTTAGAAAAGATTAACAGCCACCTTCCGTCTCACATTCGGATACTGG GACTGAAGAGGGTCACGGGCGGCTTCAACTCCAAGAACAAGTGCGACGCCAGGACCTACTTCTACATGCTGCCCACGTTCGCCTTCGCCCACAAGGACCACGACGCGCAGGACGAGACGTACCGGCTGCAGGCGGAGACGCTGGGGCGTGTGAACCGGCTCCTGGCCTGCTACAGGGGCACCCACAACTTCCACAACTTCACCTCGCAGAAGGGGCCCCGCGAGCCCAGCGCCCGGCGCTACATCCTCGACATGTTCTGCGAGGAGCCCTTCGTGCGCGAAGGCATGGAGTTTGCGGTGATCAAGGTCAAGGGCCAGAGCTTCATGACGCACCAGATCAGGAAgatggtggggctggtggtggccATCGTCAAGGGCTACGCGCCCGAGAGCGTGCTGGAGCGCTGTTGGGGGGAGGCCAAGGTGGACGTGCCCAAGGCGCCGGGGCTCGGCCTGGTCCTGGAGCGGGTGCACTTCGAGAAGTACAACCAGCGCTTCGGCCACGACGGGCTGCACGAGCCGCTGGACTGGGCGCGGGAGGAGGCTGAGGCCGCGGCCTTCAAGGAGCAGCACATCTACCCCACGATCGTCAGCACCGAGCGCCACGAGAGGTCCATGGCCCAGTGGCTGAGCACCCTGCCCGTGCACGACTTCAGCGCCACTGCCCACACGGCCGCCGGCCCGGGCACCAAG GTCCCCCGCGCCCTGGAAGGCAGTGACGGGGACGGGGGCAGTGACTGA